The genome window CCTCACTACCATAAACCTACAGACGATTTTAAAGAGGTTAATCAGTTATTTTATCCCGATGCAGCAAGTCTTGTAATTGACTTTATTTTGTTGATGGATAAGAACATGGATAAGCTGCCTCCAAGGAAATAATCTTTTTGGAAGGCTAACAGCAATAGAAAAGCCAATACCTTGGGTGCGTAAATGAAGATATATTTTACTATTTTTATATAATGATGTAATTATCCTTCTTTGCCTATCTTTTTGTATAATGCAGCGTAGATGGGAACGAGGCTCAGATACGTTTAGCTGATGAACTATCGTTCTTCTTATACCTGGTATTATTCCGGGTAACTATCATTTACTTTTCATTTGATTCGACTCTATAATCCCTGTGTTTAATATGAACAGGAAAAGTACGATATATGCTTTTATACTTTGCTGCTTGCTAGCGTTCTCGGATGCTGCAGGGCAATCTAAGCTGCTAAAACGCATGCAGGAAAGTAAAATACCTGAACGAGGGTTGGTTGTAATGGCTGGCGCCGGTGTGTCTGCTGTTCGGAGCGACATTTGTGGTACACCGGGATGTAACGAGTTCAGGCCTGTTGTTGGGATAGGGGCACTCTATAAATTTGATCCTATCTGGTCTGCAAGTCTGAACCTGGACTATGTAAAGCTTGGGTCCACCGAAAAAGATCCTACACGTCCGCTAAATGTATCCTTCAGAACAGATGTAGTAGAAGTAACCGGATCCGTACTTTATAATCTTCTGGACGCCTACAGCGGTTCTGGTGGGTATCGTTCTTCGCGTAAACGTTTTGTAGTGCCTTATATAAAAATGGGTGCCGGTGTTATATATTATACTGCCACATCTTACCCAGGTACCGGAGACCTCGAAGACTCCCAAACGACCTACGATCCGGAGCGAAAATACCCTGCTTTAGGTATAGTTGTTCCTTTTGGCGGGGGCCTTCGTTTCCGCTTCTCTGATCAGCTAAGTATAGCACCTGAATTGCTCTATCACATCACATCCAGTGATTATTTAGATAATATTGGACCACGCCTAATTCCAGGGAATGACAAAGATCATTATGGCGTAGCTATTGTACGTGTAATGTATACACCTACCAAAAAGGAAAATATCTTCTCCCGTAAAGCTCAGCAAGGCAAGTAAGTATAAATTTAACCAGACCCATTAAGTGCCGTAGTGTAAGTACATTTAACCATCTTTAAAGGTAATACCTGTATTATACTTACTATGAAAGCAACTAAAAAGAATAATATCTGGTGGATGGCTGCCGGCGCGGGCGTACTGCTAGCAGCAAGATCAATTTACCGCAGGCTGACTGCTTATAATTTTAGCGGAAAGGTAGTACTGATAACAGGCGGCTCCAGGGGCCTTGGCCTGGTAATGGCACGTCAGTTGGCTAAAGAAGGAGCAAGGCTTGTACTTTGTGCCCGCGACGAAACAGAACTGGAAAATGCCAGAATAGAACTAGCCGGAAAGGGTGCCGATGTGTTGGTGATGAAATGCGATGTAACGGTTGAAGAGCAGGTAAACAACATGATCGCTAATGTTCAGAATGAGTTCGGTCCTATTGATGTGTTGATAAATAATGCCGGTGTAATACATGCTGGCCCGGTTACTGAAATGACAGTGCAGGACTTTGATGAAGCCATTAAAATATATTACTGGGCACCTGTTTACACCACGTTGGCAGTGCTTCCTACCATGAAACTAAGGAAAGAAGGCCGCATTCTAAATATATCATCCATTGGAGGCAGAATAAGTGTACCGCATCTGGTGCCTTATAGTGCCAGTAAATTTGCTTTAGTTGGATTGTCAGAAGGATTGCGTGCCGAATTGGACAAGTATAATATTACAGTTACCACGGCCACGCCAGGTTTAATTCGGACAGGAAGCCCAAGACATGCTATCATTAAAGGGCAACATAAAAAAGAATATGCGCTCTTTAAAATCATGGATTCAAGCCCGCTGACATCGATGAGTGCAGAAGGAACAGCTGCCAGAATTTTAGATGCCCTGCGTTATGGCGATGCAGAAGTAACTACTACGTTCCCGGCTATACTTGGAGAGTTTATACATGGAATATCGCCGGCCCTGATGACCTCTATATTTTCGCTTGTAAATAAATTATTACCGGGAGAAGGTGGTATAGGCAAAAACCGAGCAATGGGCTACGAAAGCGAGAGCGAATTATCAATGTCGGAGCTAACGGAGCGAACAGAACAAGCGGCTATCAGAAATAACGAACTATAAAGTATAAAACACCCTTAAAGCTGCTTTGCAGTAAACCCGATACATGGAAGTTAAAGGAAGAAAGAAAGTATACGACGGCTATTTTAAGATGTATGAACTGACTGTAGAACAGGATGGCAAGACCTTTTCGCGGGAGCAGTTTGACAGGGGAACTGCCGTAGCAGCCTTGGTACACGATACGGAAAAAGATAGCTACATACTTACCCGTCAGTTCAGGATTGGGTCAGAGTCGGAGTTAGTGGAAGTAGTGGCCGGAATGGTAGATGATGGCGAAGACCCGGAAGAAAGTATAAAACGTGAGATAGTAGAAGAGATTGGTTACCATGTAGATAAACTGGAACACCTTTATACTTTCTACTCATCGCCGGGAGGCACTACCGAGAAGGTACTTTTATATTTTGCTGAAGTCAGTAAGCAGCACGCAGATGGCGGCGGAAAGGAAGATGAGCATGAAAAGATTGAAATCGTAGAGCTATCAGAAAGTGAATTTTATCAACTTAAAACTCCGGATGCCAAAACCATTATTGCCCAGCTTTGGCTGCAGTTAAGGCAGAAACGATAAGTATAATAAGTATAAAAAGAAGCATCATAAAAAGGAGAGGCCGATTCATCACCGGCCTCTCCTTTTTTATTTTTCATCTACACCACGTACCATATTCTGTGTATCTGCTGCCCCTTCCAAGGTAAGGTATTCAGCTTGTAGCGATCTTATCTTTAGTTTATCTGCTGTGCCTATTTGCCCTTCGATCTGGCCCCGGCGCTCATTCAGGGAACTATAAACATTATCTACATAGTCCCAGTCGTTCTGTGTCCAGGAGCGACGCTTGGTTCGCACAGTGCCCATAAACGTTAAGTAAGCCTCACGGATATTAGCTGGTTCTATTTTGCTGATATCTTTATATTCCCGTAACAGCTGGTCTTGCCAAGTCTTTAATTTAGCTGCATCCAATGGTTGTTGTTGCCTACGATCTTGTCTTGCTTCCCATGATTCGTAACGGCTCTTGAGTTGTCTGTATTCCTCTTTTGATTCCGCAGATAAACTATCAAAGTTCTCTTCTATATCTTTATTGATGCGGCGCAGCTCTTCCCGGGTTTGTGGCCATTCTTTGCGGATAGCTGTGTCGGTGCGGTCCTTCTTGTCATTCATCCACGAGCGTAGCTTTTCGAGTTTGTCTTCAGTGGTCTCACCGGTTCTGGCTACTACAGCGGTATCTTCTTCTTCTGTTTTCACGGTTGTAGTTTCCGCTTCATCTACAGTACGGGTACGTTCGCAGGCCAGTAGCCCGCTAAGCAGAAGTATAGCTGCCAATATGTTAAATTTTTTATTCAGCGTGTTCATCTTATCAAAGTTTATGAGCAATTATGCCATTTTAGCTATACTTACGGAAAGAAGTTTATCTAGATACTTTAGTTACCAGCCAGCAGCGATTTCTCTTTCCGGATCCCGTCTCCGTATTCAAACTGCTTGTTAACTGTAACCGGTAATCTGCCACGTGCAGCAAGCCTGCCAAATATGATTTTAGCGGCTGCCTGTTGTGCATGCTGCAAGGGTTGGTAAGCTACCAAAAGAGCCCGGCTGTCTTCTATACCCGGAAACTGGTTGATAGCATAAGCGTTATCGAAAAGTATAGTTACCGTATTTTTATCTTTGAAGATCTGCTGTACCATGGCTTTAGCATCTTCTGAGTAGCCCATGCTGTTGCTTGGCCTGATGCTTGGGCCGTACAACGACAGCAGCACCACGTCATAATTCTTCAATTTCTTCAGAAGCTTTTTTGTGTCCTTTGCTGTGGCCTTACGTGAGATTATAAATTTCCTGGTTCTAGCATACTTATCAGCTTCAATCTGAAACATGGTATTACGGCGTGCACCAACCGAAACGGTAGCAATGCGCATCTTGTGACGCTGTTTAATGGGAAGTAAATGTTTTTTATTCCGGAGCAAAGTAATCGAAGCTTCTGCCAGAATCTGATTGGTGCTGTCTGCAATAGCAGGATTTAGTTCTTCATAAAGGTTATTCAGCTCAATCGGCTTATAGTTGTCCAGGCCCAGCCATTGTTTGGCAGCCAGCACCCGGCGGCACTTCATGTCTATTTCTTCCTGACTAAGGTCGCCCCGCGCGATCGCAATTTTTATCGCTTGTATTGCTTTAGGTACATTACTCAGACGTTCAAGTATATCATTACCGGCCATCAATGCCCGAACTTCAGCTTCGCCAGGTTCAAAGTATTTTGTTACTCCTTTCATTACCATGGCATCCGTAAAAATCAACCCGTTAAACTTAAGGTGCTTTTTTAGCAGCCCGGTA of Pontibacter deserti contains these proteins:
- a CDS encoding SDR family NAD(P)-dependent oxidoreductase, whose amino-acid sequence is MKATKKNNIWWMAAGAGVLLAARSIYRRLTAYNFSGKVVLITGGSRGLGLVMARQLAKEGARLVLCARDETELENARIELAGKGADVLVMKCDVTVEEQVNNMIANVQNEFGPIDVLINNAGVIHAGPVTEMTVQDFDEAIKIYYWAPVYTTLAVLPTMKLRKEGRILNISSIGGRISVPHLVPYSASKFALVGLSEGLRAELDKYNITVTTATPGLIRTGSPRHAIIKGQHKKEYALFKIMDSSPLTSMSAEGTAARILDALRYGDAEVTTTFPAILGEFIHGISPALMTSIFSLVNKLLPGEGGIGKNRAMGYESESELSMSELTERTEQAAIRNNEL
- a CDS encoding NUDIX domain-containing protein, which gives rise to MEVKGRKKVYDGYFKMYELTVEQDGKTFSREQFDRGTAVAALVHDTEKDSYILTRQFRIGSESELVEVVAGMVDDGEDPEESIKREIVEEIGYHVDKLEHLYTFYSSPGGTTEKVLLYFAEVSKQHADGGGKEDEHEKIEIVELSESEFYQLKTPDAKTIIAQLWLQLRQKR
- a CDS encoding outer membrane beta-barrel protein, with translation MNRKSTIYAFILCCLLAFSDAAGQSKLLKRMQESKIPERGLVVMAGAGVSAVRSDICGTPGCNEFRPVVGIGALYKFDPIWSASLNLDYVKLGSTEKDPTRPLNVSFRTDVVEVTGSVLYNLLDAYSGSGGYRSSRKRFVVPYIKMGAGVIYYTATSYPGTGDLEDSQTTYDPERKYPALGIVVPFGGGLRFRFSDQLSIAPELLYHITSSDYLDNIGPRLIPGNDKDHYGVAIVRVMYTPTKKENIFSRKAQQGK